TGCTAAGCCACTGGTGTAGGATTAAAAATGGAGTGATTGAGAATTGGCAAGCTGTCGTTCCATCTACTTGGAATGCTAGCCCAAAAGATGCTAAAGGTCAAATGGGTAGCTATGAGGCTTGTTTGATTGGACTCAAAATCGCTGATTTAAAACAGCCTTTAGAGATAATACGCAAAATTCACTCTTATGATCCTTGTATAGCGTGTTCTGTCCATGTGATGGATACAAAAGGCAATGAATTAAGTAGCTATAAAGTTAATCCGAATTTAATCTAAGGAGCAGATATGAAAAATAGTAAAAAACATATCGCTGATTATGAATTTAGCATAGGATTACGCCTTACGCACTGGATTAGGGCTATATCTATTGTGGTTTTGAGCGTGAGCGGATTTTATCTTGCTTATGTCTTTGTAAGTCCTACTATAACAGGTGAGCCTATAAATTTTATGAACGCTAAATGGCGTGCTGTTCATCAAATAGCTGGATTTATACTAATAGGTTGTTTTATCTTTAAAATTTATCTATTTTTCTTTGATAAGCAAAGCCATATAGAAAGAGTGAGTGTAAGGGATTTTCTAAGCCCAAAAATTTGTATAGAGCAGATCAAATACTATCTATTTTTAGGCAAGCACCCGCATATGCAAGGAACCTATAATCCACTACAATTTGCCTCTTATCTATTCTTTTATATTGTGCTTTTTGTGATCTGCTTAACTGGATTGATTTTATATGTCAATGTATATCATGATGGGCTTGGTGGGTTGCTTTATACACCTATGAGAGTTATTGAGGCTTGGATGGGAGGACTTGCTAATGTGCGTCAAATTCACCATATTTCTATGTGGATTATCTTTATTTTTATGGTAGTTCATATCTATATGGCTGTATTTAACGCTATAAAAGGCAAAGATGGTGCTATTGATGCGATAATCAGCGGCTACAAATTCCCAAAAGAGAAGTAGATGCGTGTCTTAATCCTAGGTATAGGAAATGTAATGTTCGCCGATGAGGGAGTCGGCGTTCATTTTGTTAAAATGATAGAGAATAACTTTAAATTCACTTCAGATGAGCATAGCTTAAAATTCATTGATGGTGGCACCTTAGCTAACTATCTAACGCCGATAATGGCTGATAGTGATTATCTCATTGTTGTTGATTGTATTGATGCCGATGGCGGGCAGATTGGTGATGTGTATTTTTTTGATTTTGAAGATATGCCAAAGAGTATAAAGTGGTCTGGGTCAGCTCATGAGATTGAGATGCTACAAACTATAGAGATGATGGATTTGGTAGGTGATAGACCAAAGACTAAGATAATTGGCGTGGTACCAAAGAGAGTCGAGCCTATGAGTTTTGAGCTTAGCAGTGAGATTTTAAATTCAGCCGACCTAAT
The sequence above is a segment of the Campylobacter hyointestinalis subsp. lawsonii genome. Coding sequences within it:
- the cybH gene encoding Ni/Fe-hydrogenase, b-type cytochrome subunit, with product MKNSKKHIADYEFSIGLRLTHWIRAISIVVLSVSGFYLAYVFVSPTITGEPINFMNAKWRAVHQIAGFILIGCFIFKIYLFFFDKQSHIERVSVRDFLSPKICIEQIKYYLFLGKHPHMQGTYNPLQFASYLFFYIVLFVICLTGLILYVNVYHDGLGGLLYTPMRVIEAWMGGLANVRQIHHISMWIIFIFMVVHIYMAVFNAIKGKDGAIDAIISGYKFPKEK
- a CDS encoding HyaD/HybD family hydrogenase maturation endopeptidase encodes the protein MRVLILGIGNVMFADEGVGVHFVKMIENNFKFTSDEHSLKFIDGGTLANYLTPIMADSDYLIVVDCIDADGGQIGDVYFFDFEDMPKSIKWSGSAHEIEMLQTIEMMDLVGDRPKTKIIGVVPKRVEPMSFELSSEILNSADLMSKIILKELKSIGFEYSKIDDKNLQDIANEWKKGQF